Within Claveliimonas bilis, the genomic segment AATCATTGGTGGAATGAATAAAGTTTTGGAATGCTTTTATGATGATGGTAATTATTTGGCAGGAAAATCTACTACTATAGTTTATAATAATCCATACTTGAAAGTTATTACAGCTATATTAAATAGTACATTGATGTCCTTCTATTATGCTACATTCTATAACTCAATGTCTCTTGCGGGTGGTTTTTACAGAATTGGTGCACCACAAATCAAAGCATTGCCTATAGCGTTACCAGATGATGATGTTACCATTGGAACTCTTGAAAATTTAGTGGACAAAGTACAAAAATTATTAAAATCATTACAAGAATCTGATAGAGAAGTCCAAAATGTTTTGAAACAAATAGATAACATTGTTTATAAACTCTATGGGCTGACTGATAGCGAGATTTCATGTGTAGAAAATTAACAGAGGTGAACGGATGGAGATTGAAGTAATTGCAAAAGGAAGAAATATGTGTTATGATGCCGTAGGCATCTACGATGGAAAGGGGCTTACTGTATTAAAAGGAAGTAGAATATCAGCCACTGTGGCGAATAAAATGAATCCAGTTGCTGTGAAATTAAGAGAGAGCAAAGATACAGTCGATGATGATTTTGTATTGAAAAGAGATGTGACATTTAGAAGTTCTTCTACAGCAGCGTCATTTGTTACTGGAAGTATAGCCAATGGTATGAGAGTCTGGAAATTAAAAGACGGAAAGCCATTGGGCAGTATACAGGAAAAATAAGATACATAAATGACCAGGTCAAAGGCGATCAACCGTAAAAAGTTGGTCGCTTTTGTTTTGCTCATTTGCAAAATTAAATTGCCGTGGCAATTTACAAATCTCGTATGAAGGTACCGGCATACGAGAACAGGCGGTGATAGTTCACGATGTATGTGAATGGTCATCGTCTGAAATTTTCTAAGAAGGCTCCAGTGGAGCGTTCTTAGAAAACGGAGAAACTGTGAGAACCAACTGGCCAGTGGTTTGAAACAGATTATCCGGCAGGAGTACAGAGGGCGCAGCTCTTTGTGCAAGGGTACAGGGAATGCAGTATCCCTGTGCGGGTCAAGGGCGGCAGCCTTGCCCAGTCAGTGGCGTTTCGCCACTTAGTACTGGGTATTACCTGCGCATAAATGAAGCAGGACAGCAGCAGAGCTGCTTCGATTTCCTTGACAACACTCAAAAAGAAATGGAGGAAAAGCCTTTGAGGTTGACACGACACAATGGTCGTTCCGGTAAAAATGGTGCTTACAATCCGAAGCATAATGACCGTAGGTTTGATTTGGAAAACAGTGAACACATTGATGCGGAACGAGCGAAAAGAAATATTTATTGGGACTGTTATCGTGGAATCACAACTTCCGATAATCGTAATGCAGATGCCGAACAGGATTTTTCTTTTGAAAAAGTTGAGCAGATGTATTACACCGCCCAATATGGCGATTTCATTTTCTTTCAAAATGAGAGAAATATAAAGAACAGACATCCGGAGAGGAACAGAACCGTGGAGGACTTGCTGAAAAATAAAAA encodes:
- a CDS encoding DUF4357 domain-containing protein, with product MEIEVIAKGRNMCYDAVGIYDGKGLTVLKGSRISATVANKMNPVAVKLRESKDTVDDDFVLKRDVTFRSSSTAASFVTGSIANGMRVWKLKDGKPLGSIQEK